In the Chloroflexota bacterium genome, one interval contains:
- a CDS encoding stage II sporulation protein M, with translation MLANALIITRRELRDSLRDWRILLPIGLLTLGFPWLMLGIAQVAFQYARNFDQDALFITLVPFSIMIVGFFPISFCLVIALEAFVGEKERASLEPLLSMPIEDIELYIGKLLASMALPLLGSYLAITEFVLGLKWLKGLDVPFWMITQIGLLTGLESLVMVSGAVVVSSHTTSIRAANLLASFIIVPMTLLVQVESLLLLNNRSELLWHVMAGLLVANLIVGRMGLRLFNREEILAREMDELHVRGLLGTFWRFLKEGRTHFSFRGFYRSDFGAILSRTRNAIIVTVGLMLLTGLLGAVAANIYRLPEGAIQLRDLSASEFRRMLDDAPSMGLLPRLETGAIFFNNVRSLAAAGLLGLFSFGSLALILLMVPVGIIGYAAGAVALGGLNPWQFLTAFILPHGILEMPAAILATALALHMGASLISPRANMTAGESLLSALADFLRVFILIVVPLLLAAAWVEAQITPEIVIWFYGR, from the coding sequence ATGCTCGCCAATGCCCTGATCATCACGCGCCGCGAACTGCGCGACAGCCTGCGCGACTGGCGCATCCTGCTGCCCATCGGCCTGCTGACGCTTGGATTTCCGTGGCTCATGCTCGGCATCGCGCAGGTGGCATTCCAGTACGCGCGTAACTTCGACCAGGATGCACTGTTCATCACGCTCGTGCCGTTCTCCATCATGATCGTGGGTTTCTTCCCGATCTCGTTCTGCCTGGTGATCGCGCTCGAAGCGTTTGTGGGCGAAAAGGAGCGCGCCAGCCTGGAGCCGCTGCTGTCGATGCCGATTGAGGATATCGAACTCTATATCGGCAAACTGCTTGCGTCGATGGCGCTGCCGCTGCTCGGCTCGTACCTGGCGATCACGGAGTTTGTGCTCGGCCTCAAGTGGCTCAAGGGACTGGACGTACCGTTCTGGATGATTACCCAGATCGGCCTGCTGACCGGTCTCGAATCGCTGGTCATGGTGTCCGGTGCCGTGGTCGTCTCGTCGCACACGACGAGCATTCGCGCCGCGAATCTGCTGGCATCGTTTATCATCGTGCCGATGACGCTGCTGGTGCAGGTCGAGAGCTTGCTGCTGCTGAACAACCGCTCCGAGTTGCTCTGGCACGTCATGGCGGGACTGCTCGTCGCCAACTTGATCGTCGGGCGCATGGGACTGCGGCTCTTCAATCGCGAGGAGATTCTGGCCCGCGAGATGGACGAGCTGCATGTGCGCGGCCTGCTGGGCACGTTCTGGCGCTTCCTCAAAGAGGGCCGCACACATTTCTCATTCCGAGGCTTCTATCGCAGCGATTTCGGCGCCATCCTGTCGCGCACGCGCAATGCGATCATCGTGACCGTCGGGCTGATGCTGCTGACCGGGCTGCTTGGGGCGGTCGCGGCCAACATCTATCGACTGCCCGAGGGCGCCATCCAGTTGCGCGATCTGTCGGCTTCGGAGTTCCGGCGGATGCTGGACGATGCGCCGTCCATGGGGTTGCTGCCGCGGCTGGAAACGGGTGCGATCTTCTTCAACAATGTGCGCTCGCTGGCCGCTGCCGGATTACTTGGCTTGTTCTCATTCGGGTCGCTCGCGCTGATTCTGCTGATGGTGCCGGTCGGCATCATCGGCTATGCGGCCGGCGCCGTCGCGCTGGGTGGACTGAACCCATGGCAGTTTCTGACGGCATTCATATTGCCGCACGGCATCCTGGAGATGCCGGCTGCGATCCTGGCGACCGCGCTGGCGCTGCACATGGGCGCGTCGCTGATCTCGCCGCGCGCGAACATGACCGCGGGCGAAAGCCTGCTCTCGGCGCTGGCCGACTTCCTGCGTGTGTTCATCCTGATTGTCGTGCCGCTGCTGCTGGCCGCCGCATGGGTGGAAGCGCAAATCACACCGGAGATCGTGATCTGGTTCTATGGCAGATAA
- a CDS encoding ABC transporter ATP-binding protein, whose product MIEANNLTKRFGDFAAVDDLSLALAEGEILALLGPNGAGKTTTVRMLASILKPTHGTARVCGFDVVSQARAVRHAVGLLTEVPGLYLRMNAVEYLDFFGELQHMDRALCRKRADELLMRFGIWEARERRLGTYSKGMKQKAAIVRAMLHDPRMLFLDEPTSAMDPHSAKQVRDAISDLRGLGRTILLCTHNLPEAEMLADRIAIVRRGRVIASGTADQLKRDLLGEPLMEVRVAGALDGITGRLGALEVVAQGPDWFRYRTTTPQRANPAVLAQLAALGVPVVTLSEVERRLEDVYLKIVEQ is encoded by the coding sequence CTGATAGAAGCCAATAACCTCACCAAGCGGTTTGGCGACTTCGCGGCGGTAGACGATCTGAGCCTGGCGCTGGCCGAAGGCGAGATCCTCGCCCTGCTGGGTCCTAACGGCGCGGGCAAGACCACCACGGTGCGCATGCTCGCTTCGATACTGAAGCCGACGCACGGTACCGCCCGCGTGTGCGGGTTCGACGTCGTCAGCCAGGCGCGCGCGGTGCGGCATGCCGTCGGTCTGTTGACGGAGGTGCCCGGCCTCTATCTGCGCATGAACGCCGTCGAGTACCTCGACTTTTTCGGCGAGTTGCAGCACATGGATCGCGCGCTCTGCCGGAAGCGAGCCGACGAACTGCTGATGCGCTTTGGCATCTGGGAGGCGCGCGAGCGGCGGTTGGGCACGTATTCCAAGGGTATGAAGCAGAAGGCGGCGATCGTCCGCGCCATGCTGCACGATCCGCGCATGTTGTTCCTCGATGAACCGACCTCGGCCATGGACCCGCACAGCGCCAAACAGGTGCGCGACGCCATTTCCGACCTGCGTGGGCTGGGGCGCACGATCCTGCTCTGCACGCACAATCTCCCGGAAGCGGAAATGCTGGCCGACCGGATCGCCATCGTCCGGCGCGGGCGCGTCATCGCATCGGGCACGGCCGACCAACTAAAGCGCGATCTGCTCGGCGAGCCGCTAATGGAAGTGCGCGTCGCGGGCGCACTGGACGGCATCACCGGACGGCTCGGGGCGCTAGAGGTGGTGGCGCAGGGGCCGGACTGGTTCCGGTACCGGACCACGACGCCACAGCGCGCCAACCCAGCGGTGCTGGCACAACTGGCCGCGCTGGGCGTGCCCGTTGTGACTTTGAGCGAGGTCGAGCGCCGCCTTGAAGACGTCTACCTCAAGATCGTGGAGCAGTGA
- a CDS encoding C39 family peptidase produces the protein MPSFTATTVPTPTDTPTATAMATVTTSPTPTATPRPAAATASVTLPPKVQLNVAHEYQKWNNCGPVSLGIITTYLGVPRTQFDIADLIKGNEKDKNVRPDEMQAYLTSQGLSAIVRVNGTREQLMRLVAAGLPVIVHQWLAKSESDLVGHFRVVQGYDLATGVFITSDPFTPPRKAYSFADFEAWWKPWNHRIIVAYKPQQEPAVRAALGDDFDAQANVRRALGAASAAAQAAPQDAAQWFNLGDDRLAAGDARGAVEAYDRAAALGMPPNFAWYNFGPYDALFRTGAYQRILDLTTPQMKNLDPIEEVHAWRGRALLALGQKDRARDEFAAAVELNANFREAKELLQQASR, from the coding sequence GTGCCCTCCTTCACGGCGACCACGGTGCCGACGCCGACGGACACGCCAACAGCCACCGCGATGGCGACTGTGACCACCAGCCCGACTCCGACAGCCACGCCGCGACCCGCCGCGGCCACAGCGTCAGTCACTTTGCCGCCCAAGGTACAGTTGAATGTCGCGCACGAGTACCAGAAGTGGAACAACTGCGGGCCGGTGTCGCTCGGCATTATCACGACATACCTTGGCGTGCCGCGCACGCAGTTCGACATTGCCGATTTGATCAAGGGGAACGAAAAAGACAAGAACGTCCGTCCGGACGAGATGCAGGCTTACCTGACCAGCCAGGGACTGAGCGCCATCGTGCGCGTCAACGGCACGCGCGAGCAATTGATGCGGCTGGTGGCAGCAGGCCTGCCCGTAATCGTGCACCAGTGGCTGGCCAAGAGCGAAAGCGATCTGGTCGGCCACTTCCGCGTCGTGCAGGGGTACGATCTAGCGACCGGCGTCTTCATCACCAGCGACCCGTTCACGCCGCCGCGCAAGGCGTATTCGTTCGCGGACTTCGAGGCGTGGTGGAAGCCGTGGAACCACCGCATCATCGTGGCGTACAAACCCCAGCAGGAGCCGGCTGTGCGCGCGGCGCTGGGCGACGACTTCGACGCGCAGGCCAATGTACGGCGCGCGCTCGGCGCGGCGAGCGCCGCCGCGCAGGCCGCCCCGCAGGATGCCGCGCAGTGGTTCAACCTCGGCGACGATCGGCTGGCTGCCGGCGATGCACGCGGCGCGGTGGAAGCATACGACCGAGCAGCCGCGCTCGGCATGCCGCCCAACTTTGCCTGGTATAACTTCGGCCCCTACGACGCGTTGTTCCGCACCGGAGCTTATCAGCGCATCCTCGACCTGACCACGCCGCAAATGAAGAACCTGGACCCGATTGAGGAAGTGCACGCCTGGCGCGGTCGCGCGCTGCTGGCGCTTGGACAAAAGGACCGCGCGCGCGACGAATTTGCGGCGGCGGTCGAGTTGAACGCCAACTTTCGGGAAGCGAAGGAGTTGCTGCAACAGGCGTCGCGCTAG
- a CDS encoding CDP-alcohol phosphatidyltransferase family protein yields MISERLRGLLSGVMQGVGTTLARTGLSPNVFTVIGFTAVVINAVVIALGFPQLAGLLLIVALALDSLDGAVARATGRISAFGAFLDSTLDRWAEVAIFFGMAVYLQGSWIDQAIIYWAICSSLLVSYTRARAEGIGVQCKEGFFTRFERVVVIIIGLLSLQMTIANAVIAVLATFTAVQRVWYVWGQTRGR; encoded by the coding sequence GTGATCTCGGAGCGCCTGCGCGGCCTGCTGAGTGGGGTTATGCAGGGCGTCGGCACGACGCTTGCGCGCACCGGCCTGTCGCCCAATGTGTTCACGGTAATCGGCTTTACGGCAGTCGTGATAAATGCCGTCGTGATTGCGCTGGGCTTCCCGCAACTGGCCGGGCTGCTGCTGATTGTCGCACTGGCGCTCGACTCGCTCGATGGCGCAGTGGCCCGCGCGACCGGGCGCATCAGCGCATTCGGTGCGTTCCTGGACTCCACGCTCGACCGCTGGGCCGAAGTGGCGATCTTCTTTGGTATGGCCGTCTACCTGCAAGGTTCGTGGATTGACCAGGCCATCATTTACTGGGCGATCTGCAGTTCGCTGCTGGTCTCGTACACGCGCGCGCGCGCCGAGGGGATTGGCGTACAGTGCAAAGAGGGGTTCTTCACGCGCTTCGAGCGGGTGGTGGTAATCATCATCGGCCTGCTGTCGCTGCAAATGACGATTGCCAACGCCGTGATCGCCGTGCTTGCCACGTTCACGGCGGTCCAACGCGTGTGGTACGTCTGGGGGCAGACGCGCGGGCGCTAG
- a CDS encoding glycosyltransferase family 4 protein: MKIALVSPYDHSVAGGVGAHIAGLEKEFCALGHQVKILAPASDDTKVGENVMIVSDRVVPVGISGSKARITLSLSLYRRIKRILHDEQFDVVHIHEPLVPMLPVFVLRHAHGVTIGTFHAYRDNDSYMGYAATRPVLQRLMSRLDARTCVSRPVVEFVSRYFPATYEIIPNGLDIERFGDPSIAPIEKYMDGKLNILFVGRLEKRKGFPHLLAAYPQIKEQVPDARLLVVGAYDKDDREQFVHYARDNGLRDVRFVGYVAADELPRYYRTAHVFCAPSTGFESFGYVLVEALAAGAPLVASDITGYRSVITHGVDGLLTPPGDEPALAQMITLLLRDPALRARLSAQGRETVKQYSWKNVAQRTLELYERCIEAREQKAPEAHRSRFSLGRPRRNGGAR, encoded by the coding sequence ATGAAAATTGCTTTGGTGTCACCGTACGATCACTCCGTGGCCGGAGGCGTTGGCGCGCACATCGCGGGACTTGAGAAGGAGTTCTGCGCGCTGGGTCACCAGGTGAAGATCCTGGCGCCGGCGTCCGACGACACCAAGGTCGGCGAGAACGTGATGATCGTCAGCGACCGCGTCGTGCCCGTCGGAATCAGCGGCTCGAAAGCACGCATCACGTTGAGCCTGAGCCTTTACCGTCGGATCAAGCGCATCCTGCATGACGAGCAGTTCGATGTGGTGCATATTCACGAGCCGCTGGTGCCAATGCTTCCGGTGTTCGTGCTGCGCCATGCGCACGGTGTGACCATCGGCACGTTTCACGCCTACCGCGACAACGACAGCTACATGGGCTACGCCGCCACGCGGCCGGTTCTGCAGCGCCTGATGAGCCGGCTCGACGCGCGCACGTGCGTCTCGCGGCCGGTCGTCGAGTTTGTTTCGCGCTACTTCCCCGCCACGTACGAGATCATCCCCAACGGGCTGGACATCGAGCGCTTTGGCGACCCGTCCATCGCGCCGATCGAGAAATACATGGATGGCAAGCTGAACATCCTGTTTGTGGGCCGGCTGGAAAAACGCAAGGGCTTTCCGCACTTGCTGGCGGCCTACCCGCAGATCAAGGAACAGGTGCCGGATGCGCGCCTGCTTGTCGTCGGCGCGTATGACAAGGACGACCGCGAGCAGTTCGTGCACTACGCGCGCGACAACGGCCTGCGCGACGTGCGGTTCGTCGGCTACGTCGCGGCGGACGAACTGCCGCGCTACTATCGCACCGCGCATGTGTTCTGCGCGCCGTCGACCGGCTTCGAGTCGTTCGGCTACGTTCTGGTCGAAGCATTGGCCGCCGGGGCGCCGCTAGTGGCATCCGACATCACCGGCTACCGCAGCGTCATCACGCACGGGGTGGACGGCCTGCTGACGCCGCCGGGCGACGAGCCGGCGCTTGCGCAGATGATCACCCTGCTGCTGCGCGATCCGGCGCTGCGGGCGCGGCTGTCCGCGCAGGGCCGCGAGACGGTCAAGCAGTACTCGTGGAAAAACGTGGCACAGCGCACGCTCGAACTCTACGAGCGCTGCATCGAGGCGCGCGAGCAGAAAGCGCCGGAAGCGCACCGTTCACGCTTTTCGCTGGGGCGGCCACGCCGCAACGGAGGCGCGCGGTGA
- a CDS encoding lysophospholipid acyltransferase family protein, with protein sequence MIVYWGLRLLAWVLGYVHDGIAYPVFRLIGVVLYWVVPGRRRMAEHNLRHVLGPDATPAQVRACGIEASQTLALNYYELFHMPAYSREAIRARMTINGVERIAEALERKRGVILVTLHLGNVETLIQVPSLYPYMRFMMLVERMHNPGVLRMMSELRASQGVDIVNTDELMKLVRRLKENGVVALAADRDVTGSGAVLDFFGRPARLPDGAVRLAARTGAALILAYGWRDHAGGFRVEVEPAMALVSTRDADADARENMRRLAARLEYVIRARPGQWMAFHSTWI encoded by the coding sequence ATGATCGTCTACTGGGGGCTGCGCTTGCTGGCGTGGGTGCTCGGCTATGTGCATGATGGCATCGCCTATCCGGTCTTCCGGCTTATCGGCGTCGTCCTGTACTGGGTGGTGCCTGGCCGCCGCCGCATGGCCGAGCACAACCTCCGGCACGTGCTGGGACCAGACGCGACGCCGGCGCAGGTGCGCGCCTGCGGCATCGAGGCGTCGCAGACGCTGGCGCTAAACTACTACGAATTGTTCCACATGCCGGCGTACAGTCGCGAGGCGATCCGCGCCCGCATGACGATCAATGGCGTTGAGCGCATCGCCGAGGCGCTGGAACGCAAGCGCGGCGTCATTCTGGTCACCCTGCACCTGGGCAATGTGGAAACGCTGATCCAGGTGCCATCCCTCTATCCGTACATGCGGTTCATGATGCTCGTCGAGCGCATGCACAATCCGGGCGTGCTGCGCATGATGAGCGAACTGCGCGCCAGCCAGGGCGTTGACATTGTCAACACGGATGAGTTGATGAAGCTGGTGCGCCGGCTCAAGGAAAACGGCGTGGTGGCGCTCGCAGCCGACCGCGACGTGACCGGCAGCGGCGCCGTGCTCGACTTCTTTGGCCGTCCCGCCCGCCTGCCGGATGGCGCGGTGAGGCTTGCCGCGCGCACCGGCGCCGCGCTGATCCTTGCCTATGGTTGGCGCGACCACGCGGGCGGCTTTCGCGTCGAAGTTGAGCCAGCCATGGCACTGGTCTCGACCCGTGACGCCGACGCCGACGCCCGCGAGAACATGCGCCGGCTTGCCGCGCGGCTGGAATATGTCATCCGCGCGCGCCCCGGCCAGTGGATGGCTTTTCACTCGACCTGGATCTAG
- a CDS encoding inositol-3-phosphate synthase, whose protein sequence is MADTKSNKKAAKAASKSKKVRVAIIGVGNCASSLVQGVQFYQDAPVDAFVPGLMHSVLGGYHVGDIEFTAAFDIDAEKVGKDLSEAIFSGPNNTIKFADVPDQAVKVHRGMTHDGLGKYLKEVIHKAPGSTADIVQILKDTQTDVVVNYLPVGSEMATKWYVEQVLEAGCAFVNCIPVFIGREDYWQARFKEKGLPIIGDDIKSQVGATITHRVLTNLFKDRGVRLDRTYQLNFGGNTDFYNMLERERLESKKISKTNAVVSQLPYDMGAENVHVGPSDFVPWLKDRKWCYIRMEGTTFGNVPLNLELKLEVWDSPNSAGVVIDAVRCAKIGLDRGEGGTLKGPAAYFMKSPPIQYDDATALDMVEEFIKG, encoded by the coding sequence ATGGCTGACACGAAGAGCAACAAAAAAGCCGCCAAGGCGGCGTCGAAAAGCAAGAAGGTGCGCGTTGCCATTATTGGCGTTGGCAACTGCGCGTCGTCGCTGGTGCAGGGCGTGCAGTTCTACCAGGATGCGCCGGTGGATGCGTTTGTGCCGGGGCTAATGCATAGCGTGCTCGGCGGCTATCACGTCGGCGATATCGAGTTCACCGCTGCGTTCGACATCGACGCCGAGAAGGTCGGCAAGGACCTCAGCGAGGCGATCTTCAGCGGCCCCAACAACACGATCAAGTTCGCCGACGTGCCGGACCAGGCTGTGAAGGTGCACCGCGGCATGACCCATGATGGCCTCGGCAAATACCTCAAGGAAGTCATCCACAAGGCGCCGGGTTCCACGGCCGACATTGTCCAGATCCTCAAGGACACGCAGACCGATGTGGTCGTCAACTATCTGCCGGTCGGCTCGGAAATGGCGACCAAGTGGTACGTCGAGCAGGTGCTGGAGGCCGGTTGCGCCTTTGTTAACTGCATTCCGGTTTTTATCGGGCGCGAGGACTACTGGCAGGCGCGCTTCAAAGAGAAGGGACTGCCGATCATCGGCGATGACATCAAGTCGCAGGTCGGCGCGACGATTACCCATCGTGTGCTGACCAACCTGTTCAAAGATCGCGGCGTCCGGCTCGACCGGACATACCAGCTAAATTTCGGCGGCAACACCGACTTCTACAATATGCTGGAACGCGAGCGATTGGAATCGAAGAAGATCAGCAAGACCAACGCGGTCGTCTCGCAACTGCCCTACGACATGGGCGCTGAGAACGTGCACGTGGGCCCGAGCGACTTTGTGCCGTGGCTGAAAGACCGCAAGTGGTGCTATATCCGCATGGAGGGCACAACGTTCGGCAACGTGCCGCTCAATCTGGAATTGAAACTTGAAGTGTGGGACTCGCCCAATTCGGCGGGCGTCGTCATCGATGCGGTGCGCTGCGCCAAGATCGGACTGGATCGCGGCGAGGGCGGGACGCTGAAGGGACCGGCCGCGTACTTCATGAAGTCGCCGCCGATACAGTACGACGACGCGACGGCCCTGGACATGGTGGAAGAGTTCATCAAGGGCTGA
- the cofE gene encoding coenzyme F420-0:L-glutamate ligase, producing the protein MELLQVIYTAVPGIPLISPGDDLGRVVFEAASAAGVQLADGDAIVFAQKVVSKSEGRLVRLKDVTPSARATDVAAITGHDPRLDELIIRESTEILKMRRGLIVVAQRTGFICANAGIDRSNIEPDGDEIVVSLLPVDPDASARLLRARLQALSGKQLAVLIIDTHGRAFRDGVIGTTIGLAGMQALRDARGEEDLFGFHLQHTVIAPADEIAAGASLLMGQSGEGRPVVVVHGARYNPGEGSVRELVRPRELDLFRPEPLIRLSG; encoded by the coding sequence GTGGAGCTACTGCAAGTCATTTATACGGCCGTGCCCGGCATTCCGCTGATCAGTCCGGGCGATGATCTGGGGCGTGTCGTCTTTGAGGCAGCCAGCGCGGCAGGCGTTCAACTGGCCGATGGCGACGCCATCGTCTTCGCGCAGAAAGTAGTCAGCAAGAGCGAGGGGCGGCTGGTGCGCCTCAAGGATGTGACACCGTCTGCGCGCGCCACGGACGTTGCGGCCATCACCGGGCACGACCCGCGACTGGATGAGCTGATTATTCGCGAATCGACGGAAATCCTCAAGATGCGGCGCGGCTTGATCGTCGTCGCTCAGCGCACCGGCTTTATCTGCGCGAATGCGGGCATCGACCGGTCCAACATCGAGCCGGACGGCGACGAGATCGTCGTCAGCCTGCTGCCGGTTGACCCGGACGCCTCGGCGCGCCTGTTGCGCGCGCGCTTGCAGGCGCTGTCGGGCAAGCAACTGGCCGTGCTCATCATCGACACACATGGCCGCGCATTTCGCGATGGCGTGATCGGCACGACCATCGGGCTGGCGGGCATGCAGGCGCTGCGCGACGCGCGCGGCGAGGAAGACTTGTTCGGCTTTCATTTACAGCATACGGTCATCGCGCCGGCTGACGAGATTGCGGCCGGCGCATCGCTGCTGATGGGGCAGAGCGGCGAAGGGCGGCCGGTGGTGGTCGTGCACGGCGCGCGCTACAATCCGGGCGAGGGATCGGTCCGCGAGTTGGTCCGGCCGCGTGAACTCGATCTGTTCCGTCCCGAACCGCTAATTCGACTATCTGGTTAA
- the npdG gene encoding NADPH-dependent F420 reductase, with product MKLAIIGGTGTQGTALAQRFARAGVNVIIGSRDAARGAAAAEALNARLGSALAGGAANRDAAAQGDVVLLSVPYDGMQPIIDDVREAALGKIVINIASALSPERKSQAKPPPAGSITAELQQFFGETTKVIAAFQNISPEKLAGEGPIDSDVLVCGGDRAARESVIGLIQQTGLRALDAGTLANAVAVETLTAVLIAVNIKYKVKGAGIRITGLPV from the coding sequence ATGAAACTGGCGATCATTGGCGGCACGGGCACGCAAGGCACCGCGCTGGCGCAACGGTTTGCACGCGCCGGCGTGAACGTAATCATCGGCTCTCGGGATGCGGCGCGTGGCGCCGCCGCTGCCGAGGCGCTGAATGCCCGCCTCGGCAGCGCGCTGGCCGGCGGCGCAGCCAACCGCGACGCGGCCGCCCAGGGCGACGTCGTGCTACTATCGGTGCCGTATGATGGCATGCAGCCGATCATCGACGATGTGCGCGAAGCGGCGCTTGGCAAGATCGTCATCAATATCGCGTCGGCGCTGTCACCCGAGCGCAAGAGCCAGGCAAAACCGCCGCCGGCCGGGTCGATCACGGCGGAGTTACAGCAGTTCTTCGGTGAAACGACGAAGGTCATCGCCGCATTCCAGAACATCTCCCCGGAGAAGCTGGCAGGCGAGGGGCCGATCGATAGCGACGTGCTGGTGTGCGGGGGCGACCGCGCGGCGCGCGAAAGCGTCATCGGCCTGATCCAGCAGACGGGACTGCGCGCGCTCGATGCGGGCACGCTGGCCAACGCGGTGGCGGTTGAGACGCTGACGGCGGTGTTGATTGCCGTCAACATCAAGTACAAGGTTAAGGGCGCCGGCATACGCATTACCGGTCTGCCTGTTTGA